In Syntrophomonas wolfei subsp. wolfei str. Goettingen G311, a single window of DNA contains:
- a CDS encoding DNA polymerase IV encodes MERVILHSDLNNFYASVECLHRPEIRNKAVAVCGDPAARHGIVLAKNYLAKESGIQTGEVIWQAQQKCPELVVVPPNYPLYLKFSRLARSIYASYTDQVEAFGLDEAWLDVTGSIHIFGSGIEMADEIRERIKLELGVSASVGVSYNKIFAKLGSDMKKPDATTIISKDNFKQTAWPLPASDLLYVGRATCRKFARWGISTIGDIAESDPLVLKARLGKWGEVLWSFANGYDRSPVVAMGEESIIKSVGNSITTPRDLENNEDVLLIIYALSESVAARLREHGFKCRTVHIHVRDKNLFTFGVQGKLLRPGNISNDIAEKAMALFRSHYSWAHPIRSIGVRGCDLIAADSHEQLSLFTDEEKRIKQEKIEATLDTLRCRFGHFSVQRAVLLKDRELGSINPKEEHIIHPLAFFKGGKLP; translated from the coding sequence ATGGAAAGAGTTATTTTGCATTCAGACCTTAATAATTTTTATGCTTCGGTGGAATGCTTGCACCGGCCTGAGATCAGGAATAAAGCTGTAGCGGTCTGCGGTGATCCGGCTGCCCGGCACGGCATTGTCCTGGCCAAAAACTATTTAGCCAAAGAGAGTGGAATTCAAACCGGTGAAGTGATATGGCAGGCCCAACAAAAATGTCCTGAACTCGTTGTTGTCCCCCCCAATTACCCGCTTTATTTAAAGTTTTCGCGCCTGGCCCGGAGCATTTACGCTTCTTATACCGATCAAGTCGAAGCATTTGGCCTGGATGAAGCCTGGTTGGATGTGACCGGTAGTATCCATATTTTCGGAAGTGGAATAGAGATGGCCGATGAAATAAGAGAGCGTATTAAACTTGAGCTGGGTGTAAGCGCATCAGTTGGCGTAAGCTATAACAAGATATTTGCCAAGCTGGGCAGCGATATGAAGAAACCTGATGCTACCACGATTATTAGCAAGGATAATTTCAAACAAACGGCCTGGCCCCTGCCCGCCAGTGATTTGCTCTATGTGGGAAGGGCTACATGCCGTAAGTTTGCCCGTTGGGGGATAAGCACGATTGGAGATATTGCCGAGAGCGATCCTCTGGTTCTGAAAGCCAGGCTGGGGAAATGGGGTGAGGTCTTGTGGTCGTTCGCCAATGGTTATGACCGTTCGCCGGTCGTGGCTATGGGGGAGGAGTCCATTATCAAGAGTGTGGGCAATAGTATTACCACCCCGCGTGACCTGGAAAATAATGAAGATGTGCTGCTAATAATTTATGCCCTGAGTGAAAGTGTAGCAGCCAGGTTGCGGGAACATGGTTTTAAATGCCGTACGGTACATATTCATGTCCGGGATAAAAATCTCTTCACTTTTGGCGTACAGGGTAAATTGCTCCGACCAGGCAATATCTCTAATGATATAGCGGAAAAAGCGATGGCCCTCTTCCGCTCTCACTATTCCTGGGCCCATCCCATTCGCAGCATTGGAGTGCGGGGTTGTGATCTGATTGCCGCCGATAGCCATGAGCAGCTTTCTTTGTTTACAGATGAAGAAAAACGCATAAAACAGGAAAAAATTGAGGCTACACTGGATACATTGCGCTGCCGCTTTGGCCATTTTTCCGTCCAACGGGCCGTTTTGCTAAAGGATCGTGAACTGGGCAGCATAAACCCCAAAGAGGAGCATATTATTCATCCACTGGCTTTCTTTAAGGGAGGAAAATTACCATGA
- a CDS encoding HD-GYP domain-containing protein, producing MFTICPPDLKAFVFPPCLTALQISTRICLGLKGEKIPLISRIIAITDTYDVMTNGRPYTQAVGKEEALAEIRRCAGTQFDPHLVLYDSSD from the coding sequence ATGTTTACCATTTGCCCACCCGATTTGAAAGCTTTTGTTTTTCCTCCCTGCTTAACGGCTCTCCAGATATCCACCCGTATATGCCTGGGTCTGAAGGGCGAAAAGATTCCGCTTATATCCAGAATCATTGCTATCACCGATACTTATGATGTGATGACCAATGGCCGTCCATATACGCAAGCTGTCGGTAAAGAAGAGGCATTAGCCGAAATCAGGCGATGCGCTGGAACCCAGTTTGACCCCCATCTGGTTTTATATGATTCTTCCGATTAG
- a CDS encoding ABC transporter substrate-binding protein — protein sequence MRKSMALLLIMVFLITVFCTGCGQQSATSAPEAVPAEKTITDMAGNMVVVPANPERIAFHWANQYEIMMILGAADDIVAIHPNVKKFVWLVKYKPEVLNLPTPFADPVNFEELLKTDPDLVFEFEHCADTIEKCKEVGLTVAVLSKAKSIKNIRENIMFIGQTLGNEHYEKAKKYDAYFSEKLKMVNSIIAGIPDGQKPTVACIITDASLRVGGTDTIMDEWIEIAGGKNIAREIPGYKVVDNEQLLKWNPDVIITPSNRAKNLIVNSPVFKELTAVKNDRVYVNPHGFFDWQYPSAEEALQIQWAAKTLHPDLFPNIDMRKEVKYYHQQFLGFSLSEEEIDTILFPEIYEAT from the coding sequence ATGAGAAAGTCAATGGCACTACTTTTGATTATGGTTTTCTTAATAACAGTTTTTTGTACCGGTTGCGGGCAGCAGTCTGCAACCTCTGCACCCGAAGCAGTACCTGCTGAAAAAACCATCACCGACATGGCGGGCAATATGGTAGTGGTACCAGCAAATCCTGAGAGGATTGCGTTTCACTGGGCTAATCAATATGAGATAATGATGATCCTCGGTGCAGCGGATGACATAGTTGCAATACACCCTAATGTTAAAAAATTTGTATGGCTGGTAAAGTATAAGCCAGAAGTGTTAAATCTCCCCACACCATTTGCCGACCCGGTAAATTTCGAAGAATTGCTTAAGACAGATCCGGATCTGGTTTTTGAGTTCGAACACTGCGCTGACACAATTGAAAAATGTAAGGAGGTCGGGTTAACGGTAGCGGTGTTGTCAAAGGCTAAGTCCATAAAGAACATCCGGGAGAATATAATGTTTATTGGTCAGACGCTAGGGAATGAACATTATGAAAAGGCAAAAAAATATGACGCATATTTCAGTGAAAAACTTAAGATGGTTAATTCGATAATTGCAGGCATACCAGATGGCCAGAAACCTACCGTGGCTTGTATCATTACGGATGCTTCTCTTAGAGTTGGCGGTACAGATACTATTATGGACGAATGGATAGAAATTGCAGGAGGAAAGAACATCGCCCGTGAGATTCCGGGATATAAAGTTGTTGATAACGAGCAACTATTGAAGTGGAACCCTGATGTGATAATAACACCATCAAACAGAGCCAAAAATCTTATAGTAAATAGCCCTGTGTTCAAGGAGTTAACTGCAGTAAAAAATGATCGAGTCTATGTCAACCCTCACGGTTTTTTTGATTGGCAATACCCATCGGCAGAAGAAGCGCTACAGATACAATGGGCAGCGAAAACCCTGCATCCTGACCTGTTCCCAAACATTGATATGAGAAAAGAGGTAAAGTATTACCATCAGCAATTCCTGGGATTTAGCCTTAGCGAAGAAGAAATAGATACAATACTATTTCCGGAAATATATGAAGCAACATAG
- a CDS encoding alpha/beta hydrolase, whose product MERQLILRNSTGVRKSKRNYVIIPLLILLLAAGGVFGIAGYTGWNLTHPVRLALEKNPQDVGLSFENVEFPSRYDSLAIKGWLIPAQNSDKTIIFAHGYRRNRADDDIPMLNLARDLVDRGYNVLLFDFRNSGESGGNLTTVGQLEVRDLLGAVDYIKAKPEISRKIILLGFSMGATTSLLAGAREPEVDAVIADSPFANMRSYLEENLSVWTDLPSFPFNQAFFIIVPMLTGLDPDQVSPINEITSFKGRPVLLIHGTADSKIPIANSEDLLEVYPQAQLVKIPDSDHCDSYHDHRNLYIKTLENFLASV is encoded by the coding sequence ATGGAGCGGCAATTAATATTAAGAAATTCGACCGGGGTCCGAAAAAGCAAGCGAAACTATGTGATTATTCCGTTGCTCATCCTGTTGCTGGCTGCGGGAGGGGTTTTTGGCATCGCCGGTTATACCGGCTGGAACCTGACCCATCCGGTTCGGCTTGCGTTGGAGAAGAATCCCCAGGATGTGGGACTGAGCTTTGAGAATGTTGAATTCCCCAGCCGCTATGATTCCCTGGCAATTAAAGGTTGGTTGATACCAGCGCAAAATAGTGATAAAACCATCATATTTGCTCACGGCTACCGCCGCAACCGGGCGGACGATGACATTCCCATGTTAAATTTGGCCCGGGACCTGGTGGATCGGGGTTATAATGTGCTTTTGTTCGATTTTAGAAACAGCGGTGAATCCGGGGGCAATCTCACCACGGTAGGCCAGCTGGAGGTGCGTGATTTGCTGGGTGCGGTCGACTATATCAAGGCTAAACCCGAAATCAGCAGAAAGATCATTCTCCTGGGTTTCTCAATGGGGGCCACCACATCGCTGCTGGCTGGAGCACGTGAACCGGAAGTGGATGCGGTCATTGCTGACTCTCCTTTTGCCAATATGCGCAGCTATCTGGAAGAGAACCTGAGCGTTTGGACCGATTTGCCTTCATTTCCGTTTAATCAAGCCTTTTTTATCATTGTTCCCATGCTGACCGGACTTGACCCCGATCAGGTCAGTCCCATTAATGAAATAACCAGCTTTAAAGGGCGTCCGGTCTTGCTAATCCATGGTACTGCCGACAGCAAAATACCGATTGCCAATAGTGAAGATCTTTTAGAAGTTTATCCTCAAGCTCAGCTTGTAAAGATTCCAGATTCGGATCATTGTGACAGTTACCATGATCATCGCAATCTGTACATCAAAACCCTTGAGAATTTCTTGGCCAGTGTATAG
- the mscL gene encoding large conductance mechanosensitive channel protein MscL produces MWKEFREFAMRGNVIDLAIGIIIGAAFGKIVTSFVNDILMPPIGLLLGKVDFTNLYINLSGKNYSSLADATAAGAPVIKYGVFLNSIIDFIIVAVAIFLVVKQINRLKKQEVAAAPTTKECRYCKSEISIAATRCPFCTSELLDTGRPLK; encoded by the coding sequence ATGTGGAAAGAATTTCGTGAGTTTGCCATGAGGGGAAATGTCATTGATCTGGCCATTGGTATCATTATTGGAGCTGCATTTGGTAAAATCGTAACCTCATTTGTTAATGATATTTTAATGCCACCCATAGGATTGTTGTTAGGTAAGGTTGATTTTACGAACCTCTATATAAACCTCTCCGGAAAAAACTATTCCTCTCTGGCTGATGCAACGGCGGCGGGAGCACCCGTTATTAAATACGGTGTTTTTCTTAATAGTATCATTGATTTTATAATCGTAGCTGTTGCTATTTTTTTGGTGGTTAAGCAAATCAATCGCCTGAAAAAACAAGAAGTTGCTGCTGCGCCAACTACGAAAGAATGTCGTTATTGCAAGTCGGAGATATCGATTGCTGCAACTCGCTGTCCCTTCTGTACATCTGAATTACTTGATACAGGCAGGCCTCTGAAGTAA
- a CDS encoding class I SAM-dependent methyltransferase — MDEQSSINWDALWKAAQRNYRNIRPNQWDSMAPALKRWMSNDEYFRQFMANVRLCPEWTVLDVGCGPGDITIWAAKRSKHVTALDFSSEMLRLLQETATKECLTNIDCIQCSWEDDRLDSELDKHDVVIASRSLATMANLKEGLARIDDKTKHYAYVTMGAGFSSPLKKMVYKVMGKEISDPPGYIYAYNLLYQMGIRANVKFIEGRSRYIDLNDALEQCRWIAEDLRPSEEKEITRLLNDCLIKRQDGILEFPYNDICWALMWWEKF, encoded by the coding sequence ATGGATGAGCAGAGCAGCATTAACTGGGATGCTTTGTGGAAAGCAGCCCAGCGTAATTATAGGAATATCAGGCCCAACCAGTGGGATTCTATGGCACCCGCACTTAAACGATGGATGTCCAATGATGAATATTTCAGGCAATTTATGGCCAATGTACGCTTGTGTCCCGAATGGACCGTACTTGATGTTGGCTGTGGTCCCGGTGATATAACTATATGGGCGGCAAAAAGGTCAAAGCACGTAACAGCGCTTGATTTTTCCTCTGAAATGCTGCGCCTGCTCCAAGAGACTGCTACCAAAGAATGCTTGACTAACATCGATTGTATACAGTGCTCCTGGGAGGACGATAGACTCGATAGTGAACTGGATAAGCATGATGTAGTAATCGCATCCCGTTCTCTTGCTACGATGGCCAATCTGAAAGAAGGATTGGCTCGAATAGACGATAAGACTAAGCATTACGCATATGTAACCATGGGGGCAGGGTTCTCCAGCCCACTCAAAAAAATGGTATATAAAGTTATGGGCAAGGAAATTTCCGATCCCCCGGGTTACATATATGCATATAACCTGCTATACCAGATGGGTATTCGTGCAAATGTAAAATTCATCGAGGGACGTTCTAGGTATATCGATCTGAACGATGCACTTGAACAATGCCGCTGGATTGCCGAAGACCTCAGGCCATCTGAAGAGAAAGAAATTACCAGACTCCTGAATGATTGCTTAATAAAACGGCAGGACGGCATCCTGGAGTTTCCTTATAATGACATATGCTGGGCGCTGATGTGGTGGGAAAAATTTTAA
- a CDS encoding DUF364 domain-containing protein: MWSIYNDLIDSIPEDLTVLDCMLGLHWTLIKSESGTGAAMTVNGGQQNSGEYKELISMPLKELAKAVKSWTMLEASMGLAAINSALNTPKQVSALTGQVFKVSKDSERANAFTCFLPDIKNKKVAVIGHFPNLDLLRTTCQLSILERMPQEGDYPDPACEYILPEQDVVFITGTAFINKTMPRLLSLAKNSRIILVGPSVPISPVLFDYGVDAISSSVMLDEELVWRAVKQGGKTKAFKSGGQMVNIQR; encoded by the coding sequence ATGTGGAGTATTTATAATGATTTAATAGATTCTATTCCTGAAGATTTGACTGTGCTTGATTGCATGCTGGGACTACATTGGACCCTGATTAAATCAGAATCGGGTACAGGTGCAGCTATGACAGTAAATGGCGGTCAACAGAACAGTGGTGAATATAAGGAACTTATCAGTATGCCGTTAAAAGAATTGGCTAAAGCTGTTAAATCATGGACTATGCTGGAGGCTTCTATGGGATTGGCAGCAATCAATTCCGCCCTTAATACTCCCAAGCAAGTAAGTGCTCTTACCGGTCAGGTGTTTAAGGTAAGTAAGGATTCAGAAAGAGCCAATGCCTTTACTTGCTTTTTACCAGACATTAAGAACAAAAAGGTAGCGGTAATTGGACATTTTCCTAATCTAGATTTATTAAGAACGACTTGTCAACTTTCTATTCTAGAAAGAATGCCTCAGGAGGGTGATTATCCCGATCCAGCCTGTGAATATATCTTGCCTGAGCAAGATGTGGTGTTTATAACCGGTACGGCATTTATTAACAAAACCATGCCCAGACTCCTCAGTTTGGCCAAGAATTCCCGAATTATTTTGGTAGGACCCAGTGTTCCTATATCTCCGGTGCTTTTCGATTACGGTGTAGATGCAATCTCCAGTAGCGTTATGTTAGATGAAGAACTGGTTTGGAGAGCTGTTAAGCAGGGAGGGAAAACAAAAGCTTTCAAATCGGGTGGGCAAATGGTAAACATCCAACGCTAA